A single Lactuca sativa cultivar Salinas chromosome 8, Lsat_Salinas_v11, whole genome shotgun sequence DNA region contains:
- the LOC111909453 gene encoding 40S ribosomal protein S15a, with product MVRVSVLNDALKSMYNAEKRGKRQVMIRPSSKVIIKFLMVMQKHGYIGEFEYVDDHRSGKIVVELNGRLNKCGVISPRFDVGVKEIEPWTARLLPSRQFGYIVLTTSAGIMDHEEARRKNVGGKVLGFFY from the exons atgGTGAGGGTTAGCGTTCTGAATGATGCCCTTAAGAGCATGTACAATGCTGAAAAGAGGGGGAAAAGACAGGTCATGATCAGGCCATCTTCAAAAGTGATCATCAAGTTTCTTATGGTTATGCAAAAACACG GTTATATTGGTGAATTTGAGTATGTTGATGACCATAGATCTGGTAAGATTGTGGTTGAATTGAATGGACGTTTGAACAAATGTGGGGTTATCAGTCCTCGTTTTGATGTTGGAGTGAAGGAAATTGAGCCATGGACTGCAAGACTTCTTCCTTCAAGACAA TTTGGTTACATTGTGTTGACAACATCTGCTGGAATCATGGACCATGAAGAAGCTAGGAGGAAAAATGTTGGTGGTAAAGTGCTTGGTTTCTTCTACTAG